From Vicingus serpentipes, the proteins below share one genomic window:
- a CDS encoding NAD-dependent epimerase/dehydratase family protein produces the protein MQKSIVFGANGYLGRHLVHYLQKDGHNVLASGVRDKSIDSIVNYFKADISYEEEVEQIDFNVDYIFVFAGLTGTNVAFDNPNKFIDVNEKGLLNILNHHRQTNSKARIIYPSTRLVYKGVKNKFLKEEDEKEALTIYAQNKLSCESYLKMYATNFDIDYSIFRVCVPYGNVFSDDYSYGTIGFFLNKAKNNQNITLFGKGEVKRTFTHVEDICLSIIETLKIQSDKNSTFNIGSKDNFSLYEVAAFFAKKYNIEIELIDWPKMALKIESGDTIFDDQKLLSLTAYQYKNDLKTWLEKN, from the coding sequence ATGCAAAAATCAATTGTTTTTGGTGCAAACGGTTATTTAGGTCGGCATTTAGTTCATTATTTACAAAAAGATGGACATAATGTTTTAGCTTCTGGAGTTAGAGATAAATCTATCGATTCAATAGTTAATTACTTTAAAGCTGACATTTCATATGAAGAAGAAGTTGAACAAATAGATTTTAATGTTGATTACATATTTGTTTTTGCAGGATTAACAGGAACTAATGTCGCTTTTGATAATCCAAATAAATTTATTGATGTTAACGAGAAAGGCTTATTAAATATCCTTAATCATCATCGCCAAACAAATTCTAAAGCTAGAATTATTTACCCTTCAACTCGTTTGGTTTATAAAGGAGTGAAAAATAAATTTTTAAAAGAAGAAGATGAGAAAGAAGCTTTAACAATATACGCACAGAATAAGTTGTCTTGTGAAAGTTATTTAAAAATGTATGCTACTAATTTTGACATAGATTACTCCATTTTTCGTGTTTGTGTTCCGTATGGCAATGTTTTTAGTGATGACTATTCTTACGGAACAATAGGATTCTTTCTAAATAAAGCAAAAAACAATCAAAATATTACACTTTTTGGTAAAGGTGAGGTAAAACGAACATTTACTCATGTGGAAGACATTTGTTTATCAATAATTGAAACATTAAAAATACAATCAGATAAAAATTCAACATTTAACATAGGTAGCAAGGATAATTTTAGTCTCTATGAAGTTGCAGCTTTTTTTGCAAAAAAATACAATATTGAAATTGAATTAATTGATTGGCCTAAAATGGCTTTAAAAATAGAATCAGGCGATACCATATTTGATGATCAAAAATTACTGAGTTTAACAGCATATCAGTACAAAAATGATTTGAAAACTTGGTTAGAAAAAAATTAA
- a CDS encoding outer membrane protein assembly factor BamD — translation MFKKWQLFLVLIVLLFITGCSKYQKILKGKDFDLKYETAVSLFENEKYERALPLFEELVPLFRGTDRAEKVYYYYCYSNYYLDFLYEASYHFKKFSTTYPSSKHAEETLFMNAYCHYLLSPIPSLDPTNTFNAINELQFFANTYPQHELIDSTNTLMDKLRVKLEEKSFDNSKQYYKIYDYKAAIIALNNTLNDFPDTKHREEISLLILKSNYYLAINSIKEKKLERFNNTIEAYYTFVDSFKESKYLKEAENYYTKTTEELNKFKQENL, via the coding sequence ATGTTTAAAAAATGGCAACTTTTTTTAGTTTTAATTGTGTTACTATTCATTACAGGGTGTAGTAAGTATCAGAAAATTTTAAAAGGGAAGGACTTTGATTTAAAATATGAAACAGCTGTTTCTTTGTTTGAAAATGAAAAGTATGAGCGTGCATTACCTCTATTCGAAGAGTTAGTACCTTTGTTTAGAGGTACAGACAGAGCTGAAAAGGTTTACTATTACTATTGTTACTCAAATTATTATCTTGATTTTTTATACGAAGCATCGTATCATTTTAAGAAATTTTCAACTACTTACCCTTCAAGTAAACATGCCGAAGAGACATTGTTTATGAATGCTTATTGTCATTATTTACTTTCTCCAATACCTTCATTAGACCCAACAAATACATTTAACGCAATTAATGAACTCCAATTTTTTGCAAATACATACCCCCAACATGAATTAATAGATTCGACTAATACTTTGATGGATAAATTAAGAGTTAAATTGGAAGAGAAGTCTTTCGATAATTCTAAACAGTATTATAAAATATATGATTACAAAGCGGCAATAATTGCTTTAAATAATACTTTAAATGATTTTCCTGATACAAAACATCGAGAAGAAATCTCTCTTTTAATACTAAAATCCAATTATTATTTAGCAATTAACAGTATTAAAGAAAAAAAACTGGAAAGATTTAACAATACTATCGAAGCTTATTATACCTTTGTAGATTCTTTTAAAGAAAGTAAGTATTTAAAAGAAGCTGAAAATTATTATACAAAAACGACTGAGGAGTTAAATAAATTTAAACAAGAAAATTTATAA